The nucleotide sequence TATGAGTACAATAAACAAACTTTTGAGAATCCATTTAAAAATGAAAATTTAACTTTTAAGGGTTATAGAAGAGAAGACGGAACAGTAGGAATAAGAAATGAATTATGGATAGTTCCAACTGTTGGTTGTGTGAATGGTACAGCTGATTTAATAGCTGAAAGATTTAAAAGTGAAACTGAGTTTAAAGATGTACATGTATTTAAGCATAATTTTGGATGTTCACAGCTTGGTGATGATCACAATAACACAAGAACTATATTAGGTAACATTGTAAAGCATCCTAATGCAGGAGGAGTATTAGTTCTTGGACTTGGTTGCGAAAATAATACTATGGAGAGTTTCAAGGAATCACTTCATAGCTACAATAAAGAAAGAGTAAGATTTTTAATAGCTCAAGATGTAGAAGATGAAATATCTTCCGGATGTGAGTTGTTAAAAGAATTATATGAAAAGATACAAAAGGATGAAAGAGAAGAGGTATCTATTTCAGAACTTAAAATAGGACTTAAATGTGGAGCATCAGATGGTTTTTCTGGAATAACTGCAAATCCACTTTTAGGAAAGTTATCAGACTTTTTAATAGCACAGGGTGGAACAACTATACTTACAGAAGTTCCTGAAATGTTTGGAGCAGAAACAATACTCATGAATAGGGCAAAAGATGAGAAAGTATTTGCAAAAACGGTAAACTTGATTAATGATTTTAAAAAATATTTCATGAGCTATAATCAACCTGTATATGAAAATCCTTCTCCAGGAAACAAAGCAGGTGGAATAACTACATTAGAAGATAAATCATTAGGATGTACACAAAAATCAGGAAGCTCTGAAGTAGTTGGAGTACTTAAGTACGGAGAAACTTTAGAAAATAAAGGGTTAAATCTTTTAAGTGCGCCAGGTAATGATTTAGTGGCATCTACTGCTCTTGCATCGGCAGGATGTCATATGGTGTTGTTTACAACTGGTAGAGGTACACCATTTGGAACTTTTGTGCCAACTGTTAAGATTTCAACTAACTCAGATATATATAATAAGAAGAAAAATTGGATAGATTTTAATGCGGGTGCACTTTTAGAAAATCAATCTATGGATCAAGTGCTTAAAGAATTTATTAATTATTTACTCGGAGTTGCAAACGGAAATATGGCAAACAATGAGAAAAATAACATAAGAGAAATATCTATATTTAAAAACGGTGTAACACTATAAAAAACAACGACGCTGACTAACTTCTAAAATATGAAGCTTATGAAGCTGCACTATAAATGATGTAGTTGCAGTTTCATAAGCTATTTAAAATTGGAGATGATAGCAATGAATAATAAGGATTTGTGGATAAAAGAAGAAATTATATGGAGTGAGCATAAATGTATACGTTTTGCTGCAGGTGGATATGAAGCACTAATAATACCTGATGTAGGTGGAAATGTTGTTGAATTAAAAGATACTAATAAGGGTGTAACTATTCTTAGAACACCAAAAAAAGATTTGAAGTTTGAAGATTTTAAAAATAGACCACAGGTTTATGGTCTTCCAGTATTATTTCCTCCAAACAGAATAGATGATGGTACTTTTAAACTAGGAGATAAAACATATAAGTTTCCTATAAATGAAGCTAAAAATAATAATTATATACATGGATTTATAAAGAATAGCAAATGGACAGTACATAAAAAGAAAATAGATCAGGATAAAGCATTAGTAGAGGTCGTTTTTGATTTTACAAAGGAAAATGAAGCTTATAAATATTTTTCTCATGAATTTCAATTTAAATTAAGTTATGAGCTTTCGAGTAAAGGATTAAAACAAACTACGAGCGTTGTAAATTTAAGCAGCGAAGAAATGCCATTATCAGTTGGATATCATAGTGCATTTAATGTTCCTTTCATAGAAGGAAGTGAAGACAGTAACTGTAGGGTTAAAATTTCAATCGATAAGTTCTGGAAACAGGATTCAAGAAATCTTCCTACAGGAGAAAGTTTTGCACCTACAGGAGAACAAAAAGAATATTTAGAAAATGGAGTAGCCGTAGCTTCACATCCTATAGAATCTTTATTTTCTTTAAAGGATATTGATGTTAATGGTAAGACTTTTAGAGGAGCATGTATAGAAGATGCTTCAAAGAATACAAGAGTTGTTTATGAAATGAGCAGTGAATATAAATACCTTGTTATATGGAATGATATGGGTGATAAAAAGTATGCTTGTATAGAACCTCAAACAAGTATTATAAATTCACCTAATGTAAAATTAGATAGAAGTGTATCTGGTTTTAAAACTCTTAAGCCTAATGAAAGCTGGAGTGGAGTTTGTAAATTATATATAGAGAATATGTAAAACTAAAATAATATTAGATAAGTAAATAATCAAACGCGAAAGATGATTTTTTTAAAAAGCTTAAGAAATCATCTTTTTCTTTGTTATAACATGATATAACTAATTAAAAAAATGTGATAAAATGTAGATGTGTTTGGAGAATATGTTCTAAATTAAGGAGAGATTATATGAAGTATAAATTAATATGTGTAGATATGGATGGTACGGTACTTGATGACGAAAAAAAAATAAGCAATGAAAATATAGAGGCAATGAAAAGGGCTCATGATGCAGGAGTTAAAATAGCAATTTGTACAGGAAGGCTTTTTGCAAGTGCGTTAGCATATTCTGATATATTAGGAGTAAAAGCTCCTTTAATAGCTTCAAATGGTGGCTATATAAGGGAAAAAGATAATGACAATGTTATATACGAAAGCTATTTGAAAAATGAGGAAGCGAAGGATATATACCATATAATAGAGAAATACAATGTATCTATGTTTTTCAATACCTATAATACGGTTATATCAAATAAAGAATTTGAAGAAAACTATACATATAACAAATTTAACGATAACCTTCCGAAAGAAAAGAGAGTAAAACTTGTTTATCCCAAAAATATGGATAAGTTTTTAGAAGAAAATGTTGGCGAAATATTAAAATGTATATGTATTGACAAAGATGTAGAAAAACTTAAATTGCTAAGAAAAGAGATAGAGTCTCTTAATAGATTTGATGTTGTAAGTTCTGGTGAATTTAATTTTGAAATTATGCCAAAGGGTGTTTCGAAGGGAAAGGCAGTAAAGATGCTCGCTGCTTTTTACAATATAAAACAAGATGAAGTTATTTGTATTGGTGACAATGAAAATGATCTTTCAATGATAAAATGTGCTGGGATTGGTATAGCAATGGGAAATGCTGAGGATAGTATTAAACAAATTGCAGACTATGTTACAGATACAAATAATAATTCTGGAGTTGCAAAAGCCATAGATAAATTTATATTTAATGAAGAATAGTCAACTAAGTATATTGCTGAAGTTTTAGTAAATACTACCTGTAAGAGGTGGTAATATGGAAAATATGTTTAGAAGAGTTATATTTGAAAAGAAAGCTTTAGATTATCCAATGGGACGTGATATTTTAAGGCAATTTGAAAATACAGATATAGAAATAAGATATTCAGAAACGGGAAGAATAACTGGAATACCAGGAAAAGATGAGGCGCAGTCTTTTTTTGAGGGGAAAAACACACTTGTGGTAGGGGTTAGACGTGAACTAGATTTTCAAACCTGTAAGCCATCTGCAAATTATCAATTACCCATCGTAAGTGGGTGTGCTGCAATGTGTGAATATTGTTACTTAAATACTCATGGAGGCAAGAAGCCTTATGTTAAAATCAATGTTAATTTAGATGATATTTTAAGTAAAGCAGGTGAGTATATAGAAAAAAGAAAGCCTGATATTACAGTCTTTGAAGGGGCTGCAATCTCTGATCCGGTTCCTGTAGAAAGATACAGTGGGGCACTTAAAAAGGCTATTGAGTACTTTGGCAAAAATGAATATTCTAGGTTTAGGTTTGTTACAAAGTATGCGGATATAAGTGAATTGCTGGCGGTACAGCATAATAATCATACAACCATAAGATTTAGCATAAATACTCCAAGAGTTATAAAGAATTATGAGCATAGGACATCAAGTCTTGAAGATAGAATAGAGTCAGCCTATAATATTTTAAATAGTGGATATAAAACTGGGTTTATAGTAGGCCCTGTATTTTTATATGAAAATTGGAAGAAGGAATATGAAGAACTCTTAAAGAAAGCTAGTGATAAATTAGGAGATAAAGAATTAGAATTTGAAATAATATCCCATAGATTTACTACGAGCGCTAAAAATAAAATACTAAAGGTTTTTCCGAATACTAAACTTCCTATGGATGATGAAGCTAGAAAGTTTAAATTCGGTCAATTTGGATATGGAAAGTATGTATATGATAAAGATGACATGCAGGAAATTAAAGAATTTTTTATTAACAATATAAATTTATATTTTAACAAGGCAACAATTAAGTATATAATTTAAGTGATATTGTTTTATTTACTACATATAAAAGCGTAGTTTCAAATAGTAAAAGGCTATTAAGTTTTTACTGTTTTAAAAGCTGCGCACTAGAATAAGTTATTTAAGTAATATATAATTATTACTTGTAGGGGGTACTTCTATGATTTTAGGACAAGAAAATTTAAACATAGTATTATTTCAGCCAGAAATTCCTCAGAACACAGGGAATATAGCTAGGACGTGTGTGTTAACCAATTCTAAATTACACCTTATTAAACCACTTGGGTTTAGTTTAGACGAGAAGCATCTTAGAAGAGCGGGACTTGATTATTGGAAAGACCTAGATTTAAGTCTGTATGACTCTTACGATGAGTTAAGAGAGAAGTACAAGGATTCTACTTTTTATTTTTCTACAACTCATGGTAATGGTTTTTACGATGACGTTAAATTTAATCAAGGTGATTTTATAATTTTTGGAAGAGAATCTTGTGGTCTTCCTGATGAGATAAGGGAAAGTGATCCTGATAGGTGTATAAGAGTTCCAATGGTAAAAACATCTACTAGATCGCTTAATTTATCAAATACTGTTGCAATAGTTGCTTATGAGGCTATAAGACAGTTTGGTTTTCCCAATATGAAATAAGATAGGGGGAAAGTGAGTGGAAAAAATAAAAATAGTAACAGATAGTACATGTGATTTGCCAGAGTATATAATAAGTAAGTTTGATATTGAGGTATTGCCACTTATGGTCAATGTAAAGGGAAAATCATATTTTGATATTGTCGACATAAATTTCAAGCAGCTTTCGAAAATTATGGATGAAGAAAATATATTTCCTACTACGTCTCAGGTAACACCAAAAAGATTTAATGATTGCTTTGCAAAGTATCTTAAGGAAGGTTACAAAATTATATGCATAAATATGTCTTCAAAGATGAGTGGCACTTACCAATCTGCCTGTATAGCTAAGGATATGCTTGAGTCAGAGGATGTTGTCGTTATTGACAGTCTTAACGTGACTTCAGGACTTGGAGTGTTGGTTTTAAAGGCATGTAGATTGAGAGAAGAGGGAAAATCCTTTGAAGAGATAAAAAATGAAATTATAGAAACAATTCCTCATGTTAAAAGTGCACTTGCTTTTGAAAGGCTAGATAATTTAATTAAAGGTGGAAGGTTATCAAAGACAGCAGGAACTATAGGAAACTTACTTGGAATAAAGCTTATACTAGAAGTTAAAGATGGAGAAATGGCAATAAAAGATAAGGTACGTGGAAATAAAAAAGCAGCAAGAGTTGTTTTGGATTGTATAAAAGATGAAAGTATGAATAAGGAAGAAACCACATTGCTTTTAAATGCTGAAAATGATGATATTTTACCAATATTAAGGCAAAAGCTTATTGAACAAGAAAATAAATTTATAGAATGTGAAGTTGGTTGTGTTGTAGGAGCTCATTCAGGAACTAAAGCCTGTGGAGTATTTTTTATAGAGAAATATTAATAGATTATTATAAAAGCACTTATTTTTTTATTAAATATTGATTTTTTTTCAAAAATAACGTATATTAGTTAAGGAGTTAAAATTGTATATATTTGTATTAAATTATAATAATAGTTTATACAAGGTTATTTATGGTTTGTGATTTTAAGGACTTAACTAGATTTTAATTAAACTTATCCATATAACGTTTGTACAAAACTTATGTGGGTAAGTTTTTTTATATATAAGTTTTAAGGGGGAGAATCAATGATAAAAAAGAAAACAATAGCAATATTAACAACAGTTATGATAGTAGCAGGATTGTTTGCAGGTTGCAGTAGCACTTCATCAGGTTCAGGAAACAGTAAAGATACTAAAAAAGTTAAAGTAGGACTTTCAACTGACGAGGGAGGACTTAATGACAAATCCTTTAATCAGGGAGCTGATGAAGGAATAAAAAAAGCTGCAAAGGAGTATTCTGTTGACTATAAGGCAATAGAATCAAAGAAAAAAGATGATTATCAGCCTAATTTACAATCATTAATAGATAACGATTCAGATTTGGTATTTGGTGTTGGATATCAAATGGCAGATGATTTAGCAACAATTGCAAAAAAGTATCCTGATAAAAAATTTGCGATAATAGATGATGCATATGATAAGCAGCCTAAGAATATAATGTCATTAGTATTTAAAGAACAAGAAGGTTCATTTTTAATGGGTGTTATAGCAGGAAAGATGACAAAAACTAATAAAATTGGTTTTGTAGGAGGAAAGGATCAACCACTTATAAATAAATTTTTGTCTGGGTATATAGCAGGAGCTAAGACGGTTAATCCTAATATAACAGTCGAGAAAAATTATACTAACGATTATTCTGATACAAGCAAGGGTAAAGAGGTTGCAACTTCATTGTATAATGGAGGATGCGATATTGTTTACCATGCAGCTGGTGGAGCGGGAATCGGAGTATTTGATGTTGCCAAATCGTTAAGAGATCAAGGTAAAGATGTTTGGGCTATAGGTGTTGATAAGGATCAAGCAGCTGGACTTCCTAAATATGCAGATGTAATACTTACAAGTATGGTAAAGAGGGTCGATATAGCTACATACAATACAGTAAAAGACCTTGTAAAGGGCAAAAAATTTGAAGGCGGAAAAGTTGAAAGCTTTGGACTTAAGGAAGATGGTGTTGGTGTTGCACCAACTTCAAATAAGCATGTGCCTAGTGAAGTATTGTCTCTAGTTGACAAATACAAAAAAGCAATAATTGATGGAAAAATAGTTGTTCCAGATACTGTTGATAAGGCGCAAACATTTAAGACGGATCAAATAAAATAAATTTAGAAAAGCTGGGTTAGTTGCTCAGCTTTTTATAGAAATATAAAGATTTTTACTGTAAAAAAGTAGTTGAGGAGGATTTGAATGGATAAAGTAATCGAGATGAAGGGGATTACTAAGGTCTTTCCGGGAACCATAGCAAATGACAATGTGAATTTTGAATTAACAAGGGGAGAAACTCATGTTTTACTAGGTGAAAATGGAGCTGGAAAAACTACGTTAATGAATATATTATATGGTTTGTATCATCCAGAAAAAGGCCAGATTATTGTTAATGGTAAAAGTGTTCAGTTCAGTGGCCCAAATGATGCAATTAAAAGCGGTATAGGAATGGTGCATCAACATTTTATGTTGGTTAATAACTTTACTGTTGCTGAAAACATAGTTCTAGGTATGGAACCTAAAAATGGCATAAGGGTTGATATGGGTAAGGCTATTAATAATGTAAAAGAACTATCAGACAAATATGGTTTTGCTATTGAACCTAAGGCTATTATAGAGGATATATCAGTAGGCCAGCAACAAAAGGTTGAAATTTTAAAGGCGCTTTACAGAGGAGCAGATGTTTTAATTCTGGACGAGCCTACAGCTGTTTTAACGCCTCAAGAAATAGATGAACTTGGAGATATAATTGAAAACCTTAAGAAGGAAGGAAAATCAGTTATACTTATTACCCATAAATTAAAAGAAGTAATGAAGATGAGCGATAGAGTTACAATAATAAGAAGAGGTAAGGTCACAGGGACTGTTAATACAAAGGATACAAGTATTGATGAACTAGCAGAGCTTATGGTAGGAAGAAAGGTTAATCTTACTATTGCTAAAAAAGAAAGCAAAGCTGGAAAAGAAGTTCTAAGAGTTGAAGAACTTAAAGTTAAGGATCATAGGGATGTTTTAGTTGTAAAAGGTATTAATTTAGTTGTTAATTCGGGAGAAATACTAGGAATTGCAGGTGTTGACGGAAATGGACAATCAGAGTTTATAGAAGCGTTAACTGGACTTAAAAAAGTAGAATCAGGTAATGTAATACTTAATGGAAAGAATATTTCAGGAAAATCCGCAAAATACATAACCAATAGTGGTGTAGGACATATTCCTGAAGATAGGCATAAGAGGGGCTTAGTACTTAAGTATTCACTTTATGAAAATTCTATACTTGGTATGCATCATAGAAAGCCATTTTCGAGAATGTTTAATATAAATTATAAGGCTGTTAGAAAACACTGTAAAAAACTTATAGAGGAATTTGATATTAGAACGCCTAATGATGAGGTTAATGCGGCAGCTCTTTCGGGCGGAAATCAACAAAAGCTAGTAGTAGCAAGAGAAATATCTAGAAATCCAGATTTACTTATAGCATCTCAGCCGACTAGGGGACTTGATGTAGGGGCTATAGAATATATACATAAAAGAATTGTTGAAGAGAGGGATAAAGGAAAAGCTGTCCTTTTAGTTTCTCTTGAGCTTGATGAAATATTAGCCTTATCAGATAGAATAGCAGTTATGTATGATGGCAAAATAGTGGATGTTTTAGAGAGAAAAGATGCGGATGAAAAGAAGTTAGGCATACTTATGGCGGGAGGAAACTTAGATAAGAAAGAGAGTGTGAATACTGTTGAAGAAAGATAATAAAATTGTATCTGGTATAGTCAATGCATTAAAAAGCCTAGCATTTCCTATGGCCTCAGTGCTTGTTTCTTTGTTTGTAGCGGTCTTTTTTGTAATGTGGTCTAAAGGCTATGCAATAACACAATATTTTCAGGCACTTACTGATCTTATTACAATAATAGTTAAAGGAAGCTTTGGAGATAAAACAAAAATTCTTGATACTATGGTGTTTGTAACTCCTCTTTTGTTTACTGGAGTAGCTAATGCAATAGCCTTTAAAACAGGATTGTTTAATATAGGGACTGAAGGACAATTTACTCTTGGGCTTTTGTCTGCGGCTGTAATAGGTCTTATACCAGGATTGAGTCCTTGGATACATGTCCCTCTTATTATTCTTGGAGGAATACTTGCAGGGGGACTTTGGGCAGCTGTTCCAGGTTTCCTTAAAGCTAAGTTCGGTACAAATGAGGTTATAAACAGCATAATGATGAACTACATAGCTTTATATTTTGTTAATCTTATAGTGCTAAGAACACCTATAGGAATACCTAATAAGGCAACAACACCTATAATTAAGAAGAGTGCGCAGTTAATTCAGTTTAGTCCTAGAAGTAATGCTAATATTGGACTTATTATTGGAATACTGTGTGCAGTTATTGTTTATTGGATTTTATCAAAAACAGTTTGGGGGTATGAGCTTAGAGCTGTAGGTACTAGTCCACTAGCTGCAGAATATGGAGGCATTAGTAAAGCAAAAAATATAGTATTAGCTATGGTGATATCTGGAGCTATTGCAGGACTTGGAGGAGCTGTTCATCTTGCTGGATTTATGCATAGTACAACAGATATGATGGGAACCCTAGGGTACGGTTTTGATGGTATATCGGTGGCACTTCTTGCTAAAAATAACCCTATAGGATGTATTCCTGCTGCAGTCCTTTTTGGAGTGCTTGACAGCAGTTCTAGATTACTTCAATTAAATAGTATACCTAAAGAGATAGTTTATTTGATACAAGCAGTAGTAATTATATTTGTTTCTACAGATTATATAGTTAAGTATTTCAAAAACAAAAAAAGAAAGAAGGAGGTTGCTATAAATGGATAAGATATTATTAATAATTGCTATAGCTGCAGCAACATTTAGAATGGCAACTCCACTCATATTTACTGCAATCGGGGGAGTTTTTTCAGAGAAATCTGGTGTTGTTAACATAGGGCTTGATGGTATGATGACAATTGGTGCCTTCTTTGCTGTACTTGGTTCTTATTTAACTGGAAGTGCTATTCTGGGACTTATATTTGCAGCTGTTGCAGGAGGAATTATAGCATTACTTCATGCATTTTTAAGTATAAACCTGAAAGCAGATCAAGTAATTTCAGGTACTGCTATAAATTTGTTTTCTACGGCTTTTGCTAGCTTTCTAATATTTAGAATTTTTCATAAGGGCGGTCAAACAGATATAGTCAAAGGATTTACATTTAATGTTCCTAAGATAATTAAGAGTATACCTATTTTAGGACAATTTATATCAGGATTAAACTGGTTTGTTATTGGAGCTATAATATTAGTTATAGTGGCTGATTTTGTACTATTTAAAACTCCTATTGGACTTAGGATAAGAGCTGTTGGAGAACATCCTAAAGCGGCTGATACTATGGGAATAGGGGTATATAAGATTAGGTATTTTTGTGTAATTCTTTCAGGTATGCTTGCAGGCATTGGAGGCGCCTCGTTATCAATAGGTATGACTCCTATATATAGAGACGGAATGGTTTCAGGAAGAGGATTTATAGCAATTGCCGCAATGATATTTGGTAACTGGAAACCTAAGGGTACGCTTTGGGCATGTTTACTCTTTGCTTTTGGAAATGCTCTTGAAATTAACGCTAGAAATTTAGGCTTTTCAATACCAGATGAAATATACTCTATGATACCATATATATTGACTATGCTTGCTTTAGCGGGATTTGTTGGTAAGACCATAGCACCAGCAGCTGATGGAATACCATACGAAAAAGGCGAGAGATGATATAAAAATATATAACTTGATTAAATAATAGATAAGAGGCTTTTTATAAGGTCTCTTATTTCTTATTGAGGTTATAGTTGTTTAGATTTGTATTTACAATACAAAATATACCATAAATATCAAAAAATATTTACTTTTCGGACATAAACAAGAAAGTTTAATAAAAATTAAAATTAAATTAATTTTTTTAGTAAATTCTATGGAATTATATTGTAAAATAAGAAATTATGTTTTATAATTGAATTAGGGATCCCGGAATTATATAATTAATCAGATAACGTTTACAAAATATTGAAGGCGAGGTGTAACTGATTTTATAAATTGATTTTTATAGAACAGGACGAAAGATGAAAAGAAATAGAATGAAAATTTTAAATTTACCAATAT is from Clostridium acetobutylicum ATCC 824 and encodes:
- a CDS encoding UxaA family hydrolase is translated as MKNVIKINEKDNVVVALNDLNKGDVIEIDGKVITAEEPVKKGHKIAITDIQKNSNIYKYGFPIGHALEEIKKGQWVHTHNIKTNLDGIKDYEYNKQTFENPFKNENLTFKGYRREDGTVGIRNELWIVPTVGCVNGTADLIAERFKSETEFKDVHVFKHNFGCSQLGDDHNNTRTILGNIVKHPNAGGVLVLGLGCENNTMESFKESLHSYNKERVRFLIAQDVEDEISSGCELLKELYEKIQKDEREEVSISELKIGLKCGASDGFSGITANPLLGKLSDFLIAQGGTTILTEVPEMFGAETILMNRAKDEKVFAKTVNLINDFKKYFMSYNQPVYENPSPGNKAGGITTLEDKSLGCTQKSGSSEVVGVLKYGETLENKGLNLLSAPGNDLVASTALASAGCHMVLFTTGRGTPFGTFVPTVKISTNSDIYNKKKNWIDFNAGALLENQSMDQVLKEFINYLLGVANGNMANNEKNNIREISIFKNGVTL
- a CDS encoding aldose 1-epimerase codes for the protein MNNKDLWIKEEIIWSEHKCIRFAAGGYEALIIPDVGGNVVELKDTNKGVTILRTPKKDLKFEDFKNRPQVYGLPVLFPPNRIDDGTFKLGDKTYKFPINEAKNNNYIHGFIKNSKWTVHKKKIDQDKALVEVVFDFTKENEAYKYFSHEFQFKLSYELSSKGLKQTTSVVNLSSEEMPLSVGYHSAFNVPFIEGSEDSNCRVKISIDKFWKQDSRNLPTGESFAPTGEQKEYLENGVAVASHPIESLFSLKDIDVNGKTFRGACIEDASKNTRVVYEMSSEYKYLVIWNDMGDKKYACIEPQTSIINSPNVKLDRSVSGFKTLKPNESWSGVCKLYIENM
- a CDS encoding Cof-type HAD-IIB family hydrolase; amino-acid sequence: MKYKLICVDMDGTVLDDEKKISNENIEAMKRAHDAGVKIAICTGRLFASALAYSDILGVKAPLIASNGGYIREKDNDNVIYESYLKNEEAKDIYHIIEKYNVSMFFNTYNTVISNKEFEENYTYNKFNDNLPKEKRVKLVYPKNMDKFLEENVGEILKCICIDKDVEKLKLLRKEIESLNRFDVVSSGEFNFEIMPKGVSKGKAVKMLAAFYNIKQDEVICIGDNENDLSMIKCAGIGIAMGNAEDSIKQIADYVTDTNNNSGVAKAIDKFIFNEE
- the splB gene encoding spore photoproduct lyase, which codes for MENMFRRVIFEKKALDYPMGRDILRQFENTDIEIRYSETGRITGIPGKDEAQSFFEGKNTLVVGVRRELDFQTCKPSANYQLPIVSGCAAMCEYCYLNTHGGKKPYVKINVNLDDILSKAGEYIEKRKPDITVFEGAAISDPVPVERYSGALKKAIEYFGKNEYSRFRFVTKYADISELLAVQHNNHTTIRFSINTPRVIKNYEHRTSSLEDRIESAYNILNSGYKTGFIVGPVFLYENWKKEYEELLKKASDKLGDKELEFEIISHRFTTSAKNKILKVFPNTKLPMDDEARKFKFGQFGYGKYVYDKDDMQEIKEFFINNINLYFNKATIKYII
- a CDS encoding tRNA (cytidine(34)-2'-O)-methyltransferase, with protein sequence MILGQENLNIVLFQPEIPQNTGNIARTCVLTNSKLHLIKPLGFSLDEKHLRRAGLDYWKDLDLSLYDSYDELREKYKDSTFYFSTTHGNGFYDDVKFNQGDFIIFGRESCGLPDEIRESDPDRCIRVPMVKTSTRSLNLSNTVAIVAYEAIRQFGFPNMK
- a CDS encoding DegV family protein; protein product: MEKIKIVTDSTCDLPEYIISKFDIEVLPLMVNVKGKSYFDIVDINFKQLSKIMDEENIFPTTSQVTPKRFNDCFAKYLKEGYKIICINMSSKMSGTYQSACIAKDMLESEDVVVIDSLNVTSGLGVLVLKACRLREEGKSFEEIKNEIIETIPHVKSALAFERLDNLIKGGRLSKTAGTIGNLLGIKLILEVKDGEMAIKDKVRGNKKAARVVLDCIKDESMNKEETTLLLNAENDDILPILRQKLIEQENKFIECEVGCVVGAHSGTKACGVFFIEKY
- a CDS encoding BMP family lipoprotein; the encoded protein is MIKKKTIAILTTVMIVAGLFAGCSSTSSGSGNSKDTKKVKVGLSTDEGGLNDKSFNQGADEGIKKAAKEYSVDYKAIESKKKDDYQPNLQSLIDNDSDLVFGVGYQMADDLATIAKKYPDKKFAIIDDAYDKQPKNIMSLVFKEQEGSFLMGVIAGKMTKTNKIGFVGGKDQPLINKFLSGYIAGAKTVNPNITVEKNYTNDYSDTSKGKEVATSLYNGGCDIVYHAAGGAGIGVFDVAKSLRDQGKDVWAIGVDKDQAAGLPKYADVILTSMVKRVDIATYNTVKDLVKGKKFEGGKVESFGLKEDGVGVAPTSNKHVPSEVLSLVDKYKKAIIDGKIVVPDTVDKAQTFKTDQIK
- a CDS encoding ABC transporter ATP-binding protein, yielding MDKVIEMKGITKVFPGTIANDNVNFELTRGETHVLLGENGAGKTTLMNILYGLYHPEKGQIIVNGKSVQFSGPNDAIKSGIGMVHQHFMLVNNFTVAENIVLGMEPKNGIRVDMGKAINNVKELSDKYGFAIEPKAIIEDISVGQQQKVEILKALYRGADVLILDEPTAVLTPQEIDELGDIIENLKKEGKSVILITHKLKEVMKMSDRVTIIRRGKVTGTVNTKDTSIDELAELMVGRKVNLTIAKKESKAGKEVLRVEELKVKDHRDVLVVKGINLVVNSGEILGIAGVDGNGQSEFIEALTGLKKVESGNVILNGKNISGKSAKYITNSGVGHIPEDRHKRGLVLKYSLYENSILGMHHRKPFSRMFNINYKAVRKHCKKLIEEFDIRTPNDEVNAAALSGGNQQKLVVAREISRNPDLLIASQPTRGLDVGAIEYIHKRIVEERDKGKAVLLVSLELDEILALSDRIAVMYDGKIVDVLERKDADEKKLGILMAGGNLDKKESVNTVEER
- a CDS encoding ABC transporter permease, which gives rise to MKKDNKIVSGIVNALKSLAFPMASVLVSLFVAVFFVMWSKGYAITQYFQALTDLITIIVKGSFGDKTKILDTMVFVTPLLFTGVANAIAFKTGLFNIGTEGQFTLGLLSAAVIGLIPGLSPWIHVPLIILGGILAGGLWAAVPGFLKAKFGTNEVINSIMMNYIALYFVNLIVLRTPIGIPNKATTPIIKKSAQLIQFSPRSNANIGLIIGILCAVIVYWILSKTVWGYELRAVGTSPLAAEYGGISKAKNIVLAMVISGAIAGLGGAVHLAGFMHSTTDMMGTLGYGFDGISVALLAKNNPIGCIPAAVLFGVLDSSSRLLQLNSIPKEIVYLIQAVVIIFVSTDYIVKYFKNKKRKKEVAING
- a CDS encoding ABC transporter permease; translated protein: MDKILLIIAIAAATFRMATPLIFTAIGGVFSEKSGVVNIGLDGMMTIGAFFAVLGSYLTGSAILGLIFAAVAGGIIALLHAFLSINLKADQVISGTAINLFSTAFASFLIFRIFHKGGQTDIVKGFTFNVPKIIKSIPILGQFISGLNWFVIGAIILVIVADFVLFKTPIGLRIRAVGEHPKAADTMGIGVYKIRYFCVILSGMLAGIGGASLSIGMTPIYRDGMVSGRGFIAIAAMIFGNWKPKGTLWACLLFAFGNALEINARNLGFSIPDEIYSMIPYILTMLALAGFVGKTIAPAADGIPYEKGER